Proteins from one Streptomyces sp. NBC_00289 genomic window:
- a CDS encoding S26 family signal peptidase: protein MGILDAVAGRIAGGATVTFRPSGSSMVPLIRSRQQVVVAPVDPSKLQVGDVVLARVAGTVYLHLVSSVDLARKRVQISNNRGRVNVWTSHDRVFGICVAVDGVTRSGIEGKMLAADSNDSS, encoded by the coding sequence ATGGGTATATTGGATGCAGTGGCAGGCAGGATTGCTGGCGGGGCCACCGTGACGTTCCGGCCCAGCGGCTCCTCGATGGTCCCGCTGATACGCAGTCGCCAGCAGGTGGTCGTTGCTCCGGTCGACCCGTCGAAGTTGCAGGTCGGAGACGTCGTCCTCGCCCGTGTCGCCGGTACGGTCTACTTGCACTTGGTATCGTCCGTGGACCTCGCCAGGAAGCGGGTGCAGATCAGCAATAACCGTGGCCGCGTCAACGTCTGGACCAGCCACGATCGTGTCTTTGGTATCTGTGTAGCAGTCGACGGCGTAACCCGGTCAGGAATCGAGGGCAAGATGCTCGCGGCCGACTCCAACGACTCCTCCTGA
- a CDS encoding transposase, whose translation MRSGPGTAVGYRQLLLWGRSFGVLHRAGVECTGSYGTALTRSLRREGIDVVEINQPDRATPRKRGKTDAVDADAAARAVLSGRATTVPKSAEGPAADMRVLRLAKESAVKARTQALNQLKALPLAIDPDLRELLTALSMRGPEVSGQGPNRVVLNRKRGRSAATQ comes from the coding sequence CTGCGCAGCGGTCCCGGGACTGCCGTTGGATACCGCCAACTGCTGCTCTGGGGAAGGTCGTTCGGCGTCCTGCACCGGGCGGGTGTCGAGTGCACCGGATCTTACGGCACCGCTCTCACCCGGTCACTGCGCCGGGAAGGCATCGACGTCGTCGAAATCAACCAGCCCGACCGTGCTACCCCGCGTAAGCGCGGGAAGACAGACGCGGTCGACGCGGACGCGGCCGCCCGCGCGGTGCTGTCCGGACGCGCAACCACCGTGCCGAAGAGCGCGGAGGGCCCGGCGGCGGACATGCGGGTCCTGCGACTGGCCAAGGAGTCGGCTGTCAAGGCTCGCACCCAGGCGCTGAACCAGCTCAAGGCCCTCCCGCTGGCCATCGACCCGGATCTGCGCGAGCTGCTCACCGCACTGAGTATGAGGGGCCCCGAAGTTTCCGGACAGGGACCCAATAGGGTTGTCCTGAACAGGAAACGAGGAAGAAGTGCCGCCACCCAGTAA
- a CDS encoding IS3 family transposase (programmed frameshift) produces MPPPSKYSPEFREEAVQIALRSSKTISEVARELELNSETLRGWVKKHQKQQEPAPDAELTVNERVRLKELERRNRELEMENSFLKKCAGVLREGSPVASKYEFIDEMRLDTAECAYSVEFMCGRLGVSRSGYYDWRSRPESATAQRREELKLLIKKAFDISDSTYGHRRIQAQLHRWGISVGLELVRRLMRELGLESCQPQPKRFNLTKAAAGQVPDLVGRNFTADAPGEKLVGDITYIGTGEGWLYLATVIDCCTKEVIGYAMDDHYQTPLISKAIRNAARNRNLSADAIFHSDRGSNYMSAEFGRTLNRFGLRRSAGRTGICFDNAMAESFFGALKNERVSRVTYLTREVARQDITRYIEFWYNRKRLHSAVGYRPPREVHAEYEKLRIAA; encoded by the exons GTGCCGCCACCCAGTAAGTACTCGCCGGAGTTCCGTGAGGAAGCAGTCCAGATCGCGTTGAGGTCAAGCAAGACGATCTCCGAAGTTGCCCGGGAGCTTGAGCTGAACTCGGAGACGCTACGCGGCTGGGTGAAGAAGCACCAGAAGCAGCAGGAACCGGCTCCCGATGCAGAATTGACGGTGAACGAGCGGGTACGCCTGAAGGAACTCGAACGGCGGAACCGTGAGCTGGAGATGGAAAACTCCTTCCTGAAAAAATGCGCGG GCGTACTTCGCGAAGGATCCCCGGTAGCAAGCAAGTACGAGTTCATCGATGAGATGCGGCTCGACACTGCGGAGTGCGCATACAGCGTCGAGTTCATGTGCGGCAGACTCGGCGTCTCCAGATCCGGCTACTACGACTGGCGATCCCGCCCGGAATCCGCGACGGCACAGCGGCGCGAGGAACTGAAACTGCTCATCAAGAAAGCCTTCGACATTTCCGACAGCACCTACGGCCACCGTCGCATCCAAGCCCAGCTGCACCGCTGGGGCATCAGCGTCGGCCTGGAACTGGTCCGCCGCCTGATGCGCGAGCTGGGACTTGAGTCCTGCCAGCCACAGCCGAAGAGGTTCAACCTCACCAAGGCCGCGGCCGGCCAAGTGCCGGACCTCGTCGGCCGCAACTTCACCGCGGACGCACCCGGCGAAAAGCTCGTCGGTGACATTACTTATATCGGGACCGGGGAAGGCTGGCTGTACCTCGCGACGGTAATCGACTGCTGCACGAAGGAAGTCATCGGTTACGCGATGGACGACCACTACCAAACCCCACTGATATCCAAGGCGATCCGTAACGCGGCACGGAACAGGAACCTCTCGGCCGACGCGATATTTCACTCGGATCGCGGAAGTAACTACATGTCAGCCGAGTTCGGGAGGACGCTAAACCGGTTCGGGCTCCGCAGATCTGCCGGCCGCACCGGGATCTGTTTCGACAACGCCATGGCCGAATCATTCTTCGGCGCCCTGAAGAACGAGCGCGTATCAAGGGTGACTTACCTGACCCGCGAGGTCGCCCGGCAGGACATCACTCGCTACATCGAATTCTGGTACAATCGCAAACGCCTCCACTCGGCGGTGGGGTACCGCCCTCCACGCGAAGTCCATGCCGAGTACGAGAAGTTGCGAATCGCCGCGTGA
- a CDS encoding transposase yields the protein MLDLFGVGPDSAAGDNPDRITDEASFAALCCVSPVEQSSGKAQRRRLNRGGNRQANAVL from the coding sequence ATGCTGGACCTGTTCGGCGTCGGACCCGACAGCGCCGCAGGTGACAACCCTGACCGGATCACTGACGAGGCATCCTTCGCCGCTCTGTGCTGCGTCAGCCCGGTCGAGCAGTCCTCCGGTAAGGCACAACGACGGCGCCTGAACCGCGGAGGCAACCGCCAAGCCAATGCTGTCCTCTAA
- a CDS encoding transposase produces MAMKDYSDEFKADAVTLYESTPGATYKSIATDLGVSRATLREWVLRDRERRSCEAGRPTSGGGAVR; encoded by the coding sequence ATGGCGATGAAGGACTACTCGGACGAGTTCAAGGCGGATGCCGTGACCCTGTACGAGTCCACACCCGGGGCGACCTACAAGAGCATCGCCACTGACCTGGGCGTCAGCCGGGCGACCCTGCGTGAGTGGGTGCTGCGGGACCGTGAACGCCGCAGCTGCGAAGCCGGCCGCCCCACGTCGGGAGGCGGCGCCGTCCGCTGA
- a CDS encoding winged helix-turn-helix domain-containing protein has product MRYPDGGGLTAEERVRRERVRLAAADLIEAGASDREVARRFRVTRMSANRWRRGLASGGRQALVSKGPGGARCKLDARQLRALEAVLDAGPAAAGWSDQCWTLARIAEVVRRRFGVEYTLAGMDLLLHRIGWSVQVPSRKATERDEAKVAAWKDEQWPVIKRRRRTWAPGSASRTKLARG; this is encoded by the coding sequence ATGAGGTATCCCGATGGCGGAGGGCTGACGGCTGAGGAGCGGGTTCGGCGTGAGCGGGTCCGGTTGGCGGCCGCTGATCTGATCGAGGCGGGGGCCAGTGACCGGGAGGTGGCCCGGCGGTTCAGGGTGACCCGGATGTCAGCGAACCGCTGGCGTCGGGGGTTGGCTTCGGGTGGTCGGCAGGCACTGGTCTCCAAGGGCCCGGGCGGTGCCCGCTGCAAGCTTGATGCGCGCCAACTGCGTGCGCTGGAAGCGGTGTTGGACGCTGGGCCGGCCGCCGCCGGCTGGAGCGACCAGTGCTGGACTCTGGCGAGGATCGCCGAGGTCGTGCGCCGACGGTTCGGCGTGGAGTACACCCTGGCCGGGATGGACCTGCTGCTGCACCGCATCGGCTGGAGCGTGCAGGTCCCCTCCCGCAAGGCCACCGAGCGCGACGAGGCGAAGGTCGCCGCCTGGAAGGACGAGCAGTGGCCCGTCATAAAAAGACGGCGGCGGACCTGGGCGCCTGGCTCTGCTTCGAGGACGAAGCTGGCCAGGGGCTGA
- a CDS encoding transposase, whose product MARHKKTAADLGAWLCFEDEAGQGLRPPKGRTWGRRGHTPVVRVTAAGTKRISMAALICTKSGHRARLIYRIHLDRGPAKGRRKGFTETDYARLLDAAHQQLGGPIVLVWDNLNTHVSRTMRELIDARLWLTVYQLPAYAPEFNPVEGVWSHLKRSLANLTKHSLDQLTTLVKNRLKRMQYRPGLIDGLIAKTGLDFQPP is encoded by the coding sequence GTGGCCCGTCATAAAAAGACGGCGGCGGACCTGGGCGCCTGGCTCTGCTTCGAGGACGAAGCTGGCCAGGGGCTGAGGCCGCCCAAAGGCCGAACCTGGGGCCGACGAGGCCACACGCCCGTCGTGCGCGTCACCGCGGCGGGCACCAAGCGCATCTCCATGGCGGCACTGATCTGCACCAAGTCCGGCCACCGGGCCCGGCTGATCTACCGCATTCATCTCGACCGCGGCCCCGCCAAAGGCCGGCGCAAGGGCTTCACCGAGACCGACTACGCTCGCCTGCTCGACGCCGCACACCAGCAACTCGGCGGCCCGATCGTCCTGGTCTGGGACAATCTGAACACGCACGTCAGCCGCACCATGCGGGAGCTGATCGACGCCCGATTATGGCTGACCGTTTACCAACTCCCCGCGTACGCGCCCGAGTTCAACCCGGTCGAGGGCGTGTGGTCGCACCTGAAGCGGTCCCTGGCCAACCTCACCAAACACAGCCTCGACCAGCTCACCACGCTGGTGAAGAACCGGCTCAAACGGATGCAGTACCGCCCTGGCCTCATCGACGGCCTCATCGCCAAGACCGGCCTCGACTTCCAACCGCCGTAA
- a CDS encoding Rieske 2Fe-2S domain-containing protein — translation MDADVQADDCGAGLGPVERPTRRRIVVAGVSVGGAAVLACAGCSSKPKEKSPVRPEIHREAVSGDRLASLDDVPKGGGLVVESASVVLTRSAEGVVAAFSAVCTHAGCKVSEVAEGKINCPCHGSQFDAWSGHATAGPAKKPLLKLKVIVEDGAVLLS, via the coding sequence ATGGATGCTGATGTTCAGGCTGACGATTGTGGCGCGGGTCTGGGTCCTGTGGAGCGGCCTACTCGGCGGCGAATTGTTGTGGCAGGGGTGAGCGTAGGTGGCGCGGCCGTGCTGGCGTGCGCAGGGTGCTCGTCGAAGCCTAAGGAGAAGAGTCCAGTCCGTCCTGAAATTCACAGGGAGGCGGTGTCGGGCGATAGACTGGCGAGCCTGGACGATGTACCTAAGGGGGGCGGGTTGGTGGTGGAGTCGGCGTCCGTGGTACTGACCAGGTCAGCGGAGGGTGTTGTCGCCGCGTTCTCGGCGGTGTGCACGCATGCTGGCTGCAAAGTATCGGAGGTGGCAGAGGGGAAGATTAACTGCCCATGTCACGGAAGTCAGTTTGATGCCTGGTCGGGGCATGCGACGGCTGGGCCTGCGAAGAAGCCGCTGCTTAAACTCAAAGTTATTGTGGAGGACGGTGCAGTTCTCCTCAGTTAA
- a CDS encoding ISAs1 family transposase, protein MFVSPSSLVAVPVPCAPCLEALGEGAAKEQVRCLVAEFESVTDPRGACGVRYRLSSLLALVVCAMTPSGHDSITAAAEWCRRAAPEELAAFGLPYHPLLGRYRVPSEKTLRSVLGRLDPGEIGAAGYDYLRPLLSAQPRRPEPVMPDGGTEREQRRAHRAAARAEPVRLRRRAIAVDGKCLRGARRPDGSRVFVLSAVRHGDGVTLASREIGAKTNEIPEFAPLLDQIDDADLTGVVVTADALHAQRDHAIYLRERGAHYLLTIKNNQRGQARQLHALPWKEIPVIHRDDARGHGRHEQRLVQVVTVEGLLFPHAAQVLRIQRRRRLYGAKKWSSETVYAITDLPAEEANAAEIASWARGHWTVENTVHWCRDVTFNEDKSQVRTRNAPAVLATLRDLIRSALKLAGYVNTAAGRRAHTERPRVLALYGIT, encoded by the coding sequence GTGTTCGTTTCTCCATCATCCCTTGTCGCTGTCCCCGTGCCTTGTGCGCCCTGCCTGGAAGCCCTCGGCGAGGGTGCCGCCAAGGAGCAAGTGCGCTGCCTGGTCGCCGAGTTCGAGTCGGTCACCGATCCGAGAGGGGCTTGCGGAGTGCGGTACCGGCTCTCCTCGCTGCTGGCCCTGGTGGTCTGCGCGATGACCCCGTCCGGCCACGACTCGATCACCGCGGCGGCGGAGTGGTGCCGACGTGCGGCGCCGGAGGAACTGGCCGCCTTCGGCCTGCCCTACCACCCACTCCTTGGCCGCTACCGGGTGCCGAGCGAGAAAACCCTGCGCAGCGTCCTGGGGCGACTCGATCCCGGTGAGATCGGCGCGGCCGGTTACGACTACCTTCGGCCTCTGCTGTCCGCACAGCCCCGCCGGCCGGAGCCGGTGATGCCCGACGGTGGCACCGAACGTGAACAGCGCCGGGCTCACCGGGCGGCCGCCCGCGCCGAGCCGGTACGGCTCCGGCGGCGGGCGATCGCGGTGGACGGCAAGTGCCTGCGCGGCGCGAGGCGCCCGGACGGCAGCCGCGTCTTCGTCCTGTCCGCCGTCCGTCACGGCGACGGTGTCACTCTCGCCTCCCGCGAGATCGGCGCGAAGACCAACGAAATCCCCGAGTTCGCACCTCTCCTCGACCAGATCGACGACGCGGATCTCACGGGGGTGGTCGTTACCGCCGATGCCCTCCACGCCCAACGCGACCACGCCATCTACCTGCGCGAACGCGGCGCTCACTACCTGCTGACCATCAAGAACAACCAGCGCGGCCAGGCCCGTCAACTCCACGCCCTGCCCTGGAAGGAGATCCCTGTGATCCACCGCGACGACGCCCGGGGCCACGGCCGTCACGAGCAGCGGCTCGTGCAGGTCGTCACCGTCGAGGGCCTGCTCTTCCCGCACGCGGCCCAGGTCCTGCGGATCCAGCGCCGACGCCGTCTCTACGGGGCGAAAAAATGGTCCAGCGAGACCGTCTACGCCATCACCGACCTGCCCGCCGAGGAAGCGAACGCAGCCGAGATCGCGTCCTGGGCTCGCGGGCACTGGACCGTGGAAAATACCGTCCACTGGTGTCGAGATGTCACTTTCAACGAGGACAAGTCCCAGGTCAGAACCCGCAACGCGCCCGCCGTACTCGCTACCCTCCGCGACCTGATCCGCAGCGCGCTCAAGCTCGCCGGCTACGTCAACACCGCCGCCGGACGACGAGCCCACACCGAGCGCCCCCGCGTCCTCGCCCTCTACGGCATCACATAA
- a CDS encoding sigma-70 family RNA polymerase sigma factor, whose product MVRLYGQHAAALAAFVLRLVAGDRQRAEDVVQETMIRAWNHKSHLHPEISSLRPWLVTVARRIVIDDFRSRQTLHEVGSKPLENQRAADDNNRILLLAVLSDALAAISPAHQRILAETYFKSARPVDVAKSLGIPAGTVRSRTFYALRSLKLALEERGLTYELLRDAE is encoded by the coding sequence ATGGTCCGTCTGTACGGGCAACACGCTGCCGCACTTGCGGCATTCGTGCTTCGCTTGGTGGCTGGGGACCGACAACGCGCTGAAGATGTGGTGCAGGAGACAATGATTCGCGCATGGAACCATAAAAGTCATCTTCATCCAGAAATCTCGTCCTTGCGGCCGTGGCTGGTAACCGTTGCTCGGCGTATCGTCATTGACGACTTCCGTAGTCGGCAGACGCTACATGAGGTTGGCTCGAAGCCTTTGGAAAACCAGCGTGCAGCAGACGACAACAATCGCATCTTGCTGCTAGCTGTACTGTCCGACGCTCTCGCCGCTATTTCCCCTGCGCATCAGCGCATCCTCGCTGAGACATATTTCAAAAGCGCTAGGCCCGTGGACGTCGCCAAATCACTCGGAATACCGGCTGGTACTGTGCGTTCTCGCACCTTTTATGCCCTGCGTTCCCTGAAGCTTGCACTCGAAGAGCGAGGTTTGACGTACGAGCTATTGCGTGATGCCGAATGA
- a CDS encoding IS630 family transposase, with amino-acid sequence MSGNTSGNWSRIATASGGSLRAYIFRTAAAISGDGSGHDRGDIDKTSPSPAGPSRHRRSLPTHSHQHPQPHELTIRVIYRPKRHLDHKRGGRRSFTWTDYRDLLIAAHQQLGAPIVLVWDNLNVHKDRRLREFINTPNTTFTDPDHLISTLRRGLRQIQYRSNLINGCRVETGLTLTTSRRQRQ; translated from the coding sequence GTGTCCGGGAACACCTCGGGCAACTGGTCCCGGATCGCCACCGCGAGCGGCGGCTCCTTACGCGCGTATATCTTCCGCACCGCCGCAGCGATCTCCGGCGACGGTTCCGGCCACGACCGCGGCGACATCGACAAAACGAGCCCCTCCCCGGCCGGACCCTCCCGGCACAGGAGGAGCCTGCCCACCCACTCCCACCAGCACCCTCAGCCGCACGAATTAACCATCAGGGTCATCTACCGGCCCAAACGGCATCTCGATCACAAACGCGGCGGCAGACGCAGCTTCACCTGGACCGACTACCGCGACCTGCTCATCGCCGCACACCAGCAGCTCGGCGCACCCATTGTGCTCGTGTGGGACAACCTCAACGTCCACAAGGACCGCCGACTGCGGGAGTTCATCAACACCCCCAACACCACCTTCACCGACCCAGACCACCTCATCAGCACGCTCCGGCGCGGTCTCCGCCAGATCCAGTACCGCAGCAACCTCATCAACGGATGCCGCGTCGAAACCGGACTCACCTTGACGACATCACGGCGACAACGTCAGTAA